Proteins found in one Brachypodium distachyon strain Bd21 chromosome 5, Brachypodium_distachyon_v3.0, whole genome shotgun sequence genomic segment:
- the LOC100829875 gene encoding probable protein phosphatase 2C 42 isoform X1: MPATQDPITASSAGVHRTRAPGRLAYIRRPPPLLARTRTNRCTFASKGTRTPEERKANSAMADDNQPRQPVTTKTTQRGENDRLEYAVSSMQGYRRNMEDAHAAFEDFDVPTATSFFGVYDGHGGPDVSMYCARHLHLEIRKHPEFTNNLPTAVDGAFSRMDQMMTTDEGRRELTRYWDRKLTLKDMLLRCACFEDHPGPIEVGSTACVALIRGNQIIVGNAGDCRCVLSRNRQAIVLTTDHKPSVLAERQRILNAGHFVEVTQGVSRVDNEIAVARSIGDMRYKSNIALPPALQALTCAPEIRSENITDDAEFLVMACDGVWDVVDNQGFIDYIHLLLAAVPAMNLGEVCEALLDEFVERSRDNMTVLLVRFKHNAQAPDVPEDELPGVQQEDQSTDDELPGVQQEDQSTDDELPGVQQDQSTDDELPGVQQEDQSTDDELPGVQQEDQNTNDELPGAQQEDQSTDDELQSKKMKAPFELELSAGASCSR; this comes from the exons ATGCCAGCGACGCAAGATCCTATCACTGCCAGCTCAGCGGGCGTCCACCGCACGCGCGCACCCGGCCGGCTAGCCTATATAAGaaggcctcctcctctccttgcACGGACAAGGACGAACCGCTGCACTTTTGCTTCCAAAGGAACACGAACACCAGAAGAAAG GAAAGCAAACTCCGCTATGGCAGATGACAATCAGCCCAGACAGCCCGTGACAACAAAAACTACTCAGAGGGGAGAGAATGACAGACTTGAGTATGCTGTGTCATCTATGCAAGGTTACCGCAGAAACATGGAAGATGCT CATGCAGCATTTGAAGATTTTGATGTTCCCACTGCCACATCCTTCTTTGGTGTTTATGATGGTCATGGAG GACCTGATGTATCAATGTATTGTGCGAGACACTTACATCTTGAGATTCGCAAGCATCCAGAGTTTACAAATAATCTGCCTACTGCAGTTGATGGAGCGTTCTCCAG AATGGATCAGATGATGACCACAGACGAAGGGCGGAGGGAATTAACTAGGTACTGGGACCGCAAATTAACTCTCAAGGATATGCTCCTCCGTTGTGCTTGTTTCGAG GATCACCCTGGGCCAATAGAGGTAGGAAGTACCGCGTGTGTGGCTCTCATTAGAGGCAATCAGATCATAGTTGGGAATGCTGGTGATTGTCGTTGTGTACTCTCAAGGAATCGTCAG GCAATTGTTTTGACCACCGATCACAAACCAAGTGTTCTGGCTGAACGACAGAGAATATTAAACGCAGGACACTTCGTAGAAGTTACTCAAGGTGTCAGTCGTGTTGATAATGAAATCGCAGTTGCAAGATCGATCG GTGATATGAGGTACAAAAGCAATATAGCTTTGCCCCCTGCACTTCAAGCATTGACTTGTGCTCCTGAAATTCGCTCT GAAAACATAACTGATGATGCTGAGTTTCTTGTTATGGCATGTGATGGAGTCTG GGATGTTGTGGACAACCAGGGCTTTATTGATTATATACATTTGTTGTTGGCAGCTGTGCCT GCAATGAACCTGGGGGAGGTTTGTGAGGCCCTTCTTGATGAGTTTGTGGAGCGATCGCGTGACAACATGACTGTCCTACTGGTTCGGTTCAAGCACAACGCCCAAGCGCCCGATGTGCCCGAGGACGAGCTTCCGGGTGTACAGCAAGAAGATCAAAGCACTGATGACGAGCTTCCGGGTGTACAGCAAGAAGATCAAAGCACTGATGACGAGCTTCCGGGTGTACAGCAAGATCAAAGCACTGATGACGAGCTTCCGGGTGTACAGCAAGAAGATCAAAGCACTGATGACGAGCTTCCGGGTGTACAGCAAGAAGATCAAAACACTAATGACGAGCTTCCGGGTGCACAGCAAGAAGATCAAAGCACTGATGACGAGTTGCAGAGCAAGAAGATGAAAGCCCCCTTCGAATTGGAACTCTCAGCCGGTGCCTCCTGTTCCCGATAG
- the LOC100829875 gene encoding probable protein phosphatase 2C 42 isoform X2, translated as MADDNQPRQPVTTKTTQRGENDRLEYAVSSMQGYRRNMEDAHAAFEDFDVPTATSFFGVYDGHGGPDVSMYCARHLHLEIRKHPEFTNNLPTAVDGAFSRMDQMMTTDEGRRELTRYWDRKLTLKDMLLRCACFEDHPGPIEVGSTACVALIRGNQIIVGNAGDCRCVLSRNRQAIVLTTDHKPSVLAERQRILNAGHFVEVTQGVSRVDNEIAVARSIGDMRYKSNIALPPALQALTCAPEIRSENITDDAEFLVMACDGVWDVVDNQGFIDYIHLLLAAVPAMNLGEVCEALLDEFVERSRDNMTVLLVRFKHNAQAPDVPEDELPGVQQEDQSTDDELPGVQQEDQSTDDELPGVQQDQSTDDELPGVQQEDQSTDDELPGVQQEDQNTNDELPGAQQEDQSTDDELQSKKMKAPFELELSAGASCSR; from the exons ATGGCAGATGACAATCAGCCCAGACAGCCCGTGACAACAAAAACTACTCAGAGGGGAGAGAATGACAGACTTGAGTATGCTGTGTCATCTATGCAAGGTTACCGCAGAAACATGGAAGATGCT CATGCAGCATTTGAAGATTTTGATGTTCCCACTGCCACATCCTTCTTTGGTGTTTATGATGGTCATGGAG GACCTGATGTATCAATGTATTGTGCGAGACACTTACATCTTGAGATTCGCAAGCATCCAGAGTTTACAAATAATCTGCCTACTGCAGTTGATGGAGCGTTCTCCAG AATGGATCAGATGATGACCACAGACGAAGGGCGGAGGGAATTAACTAGGTACTGGGACCGCAAATTAACTCTCAAGGATATGCTCCTCCGTTGTGCTTGTTTCGAG GATCACCCTGGGCCAATAGAGGTAGGAAGTACCGCGTGTGTGGCTCTCATTAGAGGCAATCAGATCATAGTTGGGAATGCTGGTGATTGTCGTTGTGTACTCTCAAGGAATCGTCAG GCAATTGTTTTGACCACCGATCACAAACCAAGTGTTCTGGCTGAACGACAGAGAATATTAAACGCAGGACACTTCGTAGAAGTTACTCAAGGTGTCAGTCGTGTTGATAATGAAATCGCAGTTGCAAGATCGATCG GTGATATGAGGTACAAAAGCAATATAGCTTTGCCCCCTGCACTTCAAGCATTGACTTGTGCTCCTGAAATTCGCTCT GAAAACATAACTGATGATGCTGAGTTTCTTGTTATGGCATGTGATGGAGTCTG GGATGTTGTGGACAACCAGGGCTTTATTGATTATATACATTTGTTGTTGGCAGCTGTGCCT GCAATGAACCTGGGGGAGGTTTGTGAGGCCCTTCTTGATGAGTTTGTGGAGCGATCGCGTGACAACATGACTGTCCTACTGGTTCGGTTCAAGCACAACGCCCAAGCGCCCGATGTGCCCGAGGACGAGCTTCCGGGTGTACAGCAAGAAGATCAAAGCACTGATGACGAGCTTCCGGGTGTACAGCAAGAAGATCAAAGCACTGATGACGAGCTTCCGGGTGTACAGCAAGATCAAAGCACTGATGACGAGCTTCCGGGTGTACAGCAAGAAGATCAAAGCACTGATGACGAGCTTCCGGGTGTACAGCAAGAAGATCAAAACACTAATGACGAGCTTCCGGGTGCACAGCAAGAAGATCAAAGCACTGATGACGAGTTGCAGAGCAAGAAGATGAAAGCCCCCTTCGAATTGGAACTCTCAGCCGGTGCCTCCTGTTCCCGATAG